The following coding sequences lie in one Glycine soja cultivar W05 chromosome 16, ASM419377v2, whole genome shotgun sequence genomic window:
- the LOC114390913 gene encoding receptor-like protein EIX2 isoform X1 — MVPKWFWANLAFRELISMNISYNNLHGIIPNFPLKNLYNSLILGSNQFDGPIPPFLRGFLFLDLSKNKFSDSHSFLCPNGTVETLYQLDLSNNRFSGKIPDCWSHFKSLTYLDLSHNNFSGRIPTSMGSLLHLQALLLRNNNLTDEIPFSLRSCTNLVMLDISENRLSGLIPAWIGSELQELQFLSLGRNNFHGSLPLQICYLSDIQLLDVSLNSMSGQIPKCIKIFTSMTQKTSSRDYQGHSYLVNIIGMSGSHTYDLNALLMWKGSEQMFKNNVLLLLKSIDLSSNHFSGEIPLEIENLFGLVSLNLSRNHLTGKIPSNIGKLTSLDFLDLSRNHLAGSIPLSLTQIDRLGMLDLSHNNLSGEIPTGTQLQSFNASCYEDNLDLCGPPLEKLCIDGKPAQEPIVKLPEDENLLFTREFYMSMAIGFVISFWGVFGSILINRSWRHAYFKFISNFSDAIYVMAAVKVFKWHHSG; from the coding sequence ATGGTTCCAAAGTGGTTTTGGGCTAATTTAGCATTCCGAGAATTGATTTCAATGAATATTTCATACAATAATCTCCATGGTATAATTCCAAATTTTCCACTAAAGAATCTTTACAATTCCCTAATTCTTGGATCAAATCAATTTGATGGCCCTATTCCACCATTTCTGCGAGGTTTCCTGTTTCTTGatttatccaaaaataaattcTCAGATTCTCATTCATTTTTATGTCCGAATGGTACAGTTGAAACTTTGTACCAATTAGACCTTTCAAATAATCGTTTCTCTGGAAAAATTCCGGACTGTTGGAGCCATTTCAAGTCATTAACTTATTTGGACTTAAGTCACAATAATTTTTCAGGAAGGATACCCACATCCATGGGAtctcttcttcatcttcaagCATTGCTATTGAGAAACAACAACTTAACAGATGAGATACCTTTCTCCTTGAGGAGTTGCACAAATCTAGTAATGCTAGATATTTCAGAAAACAGATTATCAGGGCTTATCCCTGCTTGGATTGGGAGCGAATTACAAGAGTTGCAATTTTTAAGTTTGGGAAGAAATAATTTCCATGGAAGTTTACCATTGCAAATTTGCTACCTAAGTGACATTCAACTCTTGGATGTCTCACTAAACAGCATGTCTGGGCAGATTCCTAAATGCATAAAAATTTTTACTTCAATGACTCAAAAGACATCTTCAAGAGATTATCAAGGTCATTCATATCTTGTCAATATCATTGGCATGTCTGGTAGTCATACATATGATTTGAATGCACTCTTGATGTGGAAAGGTTCAGAACAAATGTTCAAAAATAATGTGTTACTACTTTTAAAAAGCATTGATCTCTCAAGCAATCACTTTTCTGGAGAAATTCCACTGGAAATAGAGAATTTATTTGGATTGGTTTCATTGAATTTATCAAGAAACCATTTGACCGGAAAGATTCCTTCAAATATTGGAAAGTTAACATCACTTGACTTTCTTGATTTGTCAAGAAACCATCTAGCTGGTTCAATTCCTTTGAGTCTTACTCAAATTGATCGACTGGGCATGTTAGATTTGTCACATAACAACCTATCTGGAGAAATTCCAACTGGTACACAATTACAGAGTTTCAATGCCTCATGTTATGAAGATAATCTTGATCTTTGTGGACCGCCACTAGAGAAATTGTGTATTGATGGGAAGCCTGCACAGGAACCAATTGTTAAACTTCCTGAAGATGAAAATTTGCTTTTCACCCGTGAATTTTACATGAGTATGGCAATTGGATTTGTAATAAGCTTTTGGGGCGTTTTTGGCTCAATCTTAATAAATCGTTCTTGGAGACATGCTTATTTCAAGTTCATAAGCAATTTCTCAGATGCTATTTATGTCATGGCAGCCGTGAAAGTTTTCAAGTGGCATCACAGTGGATAG